In Methylomagnum ishizawai, one DNA window encodes the following:
- a CDS encoding EAL domain-containing protein produces the protein MMIKTTEQATCSGALTVEPETPVAEVLRSVRAVGGGAALVAQGGRLLGLVTLRECVFAALRYRNLPEVAIAELMYSPVPVAGAWEDWTTAYAAMIEQGICHRAVVDAEGHCSGLIGLDDCWGGLVDTLTDRLPVPEQAMSRAVVTVKETDSLLLAIRHMARHAIGCVVVERRGKPAGLLADTDIAPLIQYGVDLATIPASARMGREVPVFPVDGAAAAALAALREPGVRRLVMVDGLGRIVGLLSRHDLLRGLGREQAGSAPAHAVQEGLEWRAIADAGEDAVAILDGAGRVVRANRALAELLRRDRAEILGHPLEAVLNTHNAAPIPRFWLKRRGGDLALAAQDPRNPFGIPVLLGSSPLELDGLALAGQLFSIRDLSGTLRHEERDQLWGALMEQSTEGVLVISAAGGIVEANHAFCEIVGCGEQALLGSELAGWVDHGPAAPLFRALWEAVDSGRDWRGTVLHQGRNGSLHARELRVGPVASGRGAPARYLALVSGMPAAEPIWCGAGDWFEREAGAVGLENQLRRAIERDELSLCYQSQVEIEGGRVVGVEAMVRWQHGERGLIAPDGILPAAERGGFMPELDRWVLRRACAQGRRWLDSGLNFGRITVNVAESHLRCRDFGATVRRILEETGLPAADLEIDIPETALATQDRELTAALDALNRLGVAVAIDNFGTGPTSLLLLASLPVRRLKLDRGVLGAARATGSGLTRAAVAVGRTLGLGIIAKGVETERQRDEWLAEGCGEAQGFLYGRPAPADEIARMLAV, from the coding sequence ATGATGATAAAAACAACGGAACAGGCGACCTGTTCGGGGGCGTTGACGGTGGAGCCGGAAACCCCGGTGGCGGAGGTGTTGCGGAGCGTGCGGGCGGTCGGCGGTGGCGCGGCCTTGGTGGCTCAGGGCGGGCGGCTGTTGGGGCTGGTGACGCTGCGGGAATGCGTGTTCGCCGCGCTGCGCTACCGCAACCTGCCCGAGGTGGCCATTGCCGAATTGATGTACTCCCCGGTGCCGGTGGCCGGGGCATGGGAGGACTGGACCACGGCCTATGCCGCCATGATCGAGCAGGGCATCTGCCACCGGGCGGTGGTGGATGCCGAAGGTCATTGCTCGGGCTTGATCGGCCTGGACGATTGCTGGGGGGGCTTGGTGGATACCCTCACCGACCGGCTGCCGGTGCCGGAACAGGCCATGAGCCGCGCCGTGGTCACGGTCAAGGAAACCGACAGCCTGTTGCTGGCGATCCGGCACATGGCCCGCCACGCCATCGGCTGCGTGGTGGTGGAGCGGCGCGGCAAGCCGGCGGGCCTGTTGGCCGATACCGATATCGCGCCCTTGATCCAATACGGCGTGGACCTCGCGACGATCCCGGCCAGTGCCCGCATGGGGCGCGAGGTGCCGGTGTTTCCGGTCGATGGCGCGGCGGCGGCGGCGTTGGCGGCGCTGCGGGAACCGGGCGTGCGGCGCTTGGTGATGGTGGACGGACTGGGCCGGATCGTGGGTCTTTTGAGCCGGCACGATCTTTTGCGCGGCCTGGGGCGGGAACAGGCCGGGTCCGCGCCGGCCCACGCCGTCCAGGAAGGGCTGGAATGGCGGGCCATCGCCGATGCCGGGGAAGACGCCGTGGCGATCCTCGACGGCGCGGGCCGGGTGGTCCGTGCCAACCGGGCCTTGGCCGAGCTGCTCCGGCGCGATAGAGCGGAAATCCTGGGCCATCCCTTGGAGGCGGTCCTGAATACGCACAACGCCGCGCCGATCCCGCGCTTTTGGTTGAAGCGCCGCGGCGGCGATTTGGCCCTCGCCGCCCAAGACCCGCGCAACCCTTTCGGGATTCCCGTGTTGCTCGGCAGCAGCCCGCTCGAACTCGATGGGCTGGCGCTGGCCGGCCAGCTATTCAGTATCCGCGATCTGAGCGGGACGCTGCGCCATGAAGAGCGCGACCAACTGTGGGGGGCGTTGATGGAACAGTCCACCGAAGGCGTGCTGGTCATCTCGGCGGCGGGCGGGATCGTCGAGGCCAACCACGCCTTCTGCGAGATCGTCGGGTGCGGCGAGCAAGCCTTGCTCGGTTCCGAGTTGGCGGGTTGGGTGGACCACGGTCCCGCCGCGCCCTTGTTCCGCGCCTTGTGGGAAGCCGTGGATTCCGGGCGGGATTGGCGCGGAACGGTCTTGCACCAGGGCCGCAATGGCAGCCTGCATGCCCGCGAACTCCGGGTCGGCCCGGTGGCGTCGGGGCGGGGCGCGCCGGCCCGCTATCTGGCCTTGGTGTCGGGGATGCCCGCCGCCGAACCCATCTGGTGTGGAGCCGGGGACTGGTTCGAGCGCGAAGCCGGGGCGGTGGGTCTCGAAAACCAGTTGCGCCGGGCCATCGAACGCGACGAGTTGAGCCTGTGCTATCAGTCCCAGGTGGAAATCGAAGGCGGCCGGGTGGTCGGGGTCGAGGCGATGGTGCGCTGGCAGCATGGCGAACGCGGCTTGATCGCCCCCGACGGCATCCTCCCCGCCGCCGAGCGCGGCGGTTTCATGCCCGAATTGGACCGCTGGGTGTTGCGCCGGGCCTGCGCCCAGGGACGGCGCTGGTTGGATTCGGGACTCAACTTCGGGCGCATCACCGTCAACGTGGCGGAATCGCATCTGCGCTGCCGGGATTTCGGCGCTACGGTGCGCCGGATACTGGAAGAAACCGGCCTGCCCGCCGCCGACCTGGAGATCGATATCCCCGAAACCGCGCTGGCGACCCAGGACCGGGAATTGACCGCGGCGCTGGACGCCTTGAACCGGCTCGGGGTCGCCGTCGCCATCGACAATTTCGGCACCGGCCCGACCTCGCTGCTGCTGCTGGCGAGTTTGCCGGTGCGGCGCTTGAAACTGGACCGGGGCGTGCTGGGCGCAGCCAGGGCGACGGGTTCCGGCCTGACCCGCGCCGCCGTCGCCGTCGGGCGCACCCTGGGCCTGGGCATTATCGCCAAGGGGGTGGAGACCGAGCGGCAGCGTGACGAATGGCTGGCCGAGGGTTGCGGGGAGGCGCAAGGCTTCCTCTATGGCCGGCCCGCGCCCGCCGACGAGATCGCCCGGATGTTGGCGGTTTGA
- a CDS encoding RimK family protein — protein sequence MALHLVVVESLKDWQPDYPNIRVVAARDYLSRPEYLKAKDLRVINLCRSYRYLSTGYYCSLLAEARSHRVLPSVRTLASLSSKSIYSLNAEDLDGLIQRSLKKRPAGPGDEFELPIFFGRGADPALQDLARQIFDLFPCPLLKVEFRYHGKWLIDTVKALPLNGMASGPHRQFFIDALNGYLAKPWRALRQRGTARWDLAILRNPAEQLPPSNALALHKFARAGKKQGVDVALIEKRDYERLAEYDALFIRETTAIDHHTYRFARKAQIEGLVVIDDPDSILKCTNKVYLAELMAAHRIPAPATRILQKGDPELAKLGEGLGFPLVLKIPDGSFSRGVFKADDPRQFQDLTQRLFKESDLILAQEFLYTQFDWRIGVLNGQPLYACQYFMSRSHWQVVKHEASGRAVEGGFKTLAVAAVPEAVLDAALGIAKLIGDGLYGVDVKQDGHGVYVIEINDNPNLDAGIEDQILGDQLYDRLVGEFVRRLEARRRA from the coding sequence ATGGCCCTACACCTCGTCGTCGTCGAAAGCCTCAAGGATTGGCAGCCCGATTATCCCAATATCCGGGTGGTGGCGGCGCGGGATTACCTGTCCAGGCCGGAATACCTCAAGGCCAAGGATTTGCGGGTCATCAACCTGTGCCGGAGTTACCGCTATCTCAGCACCGGCTATTACTGTTCGCTGCTGGCCGAGGCCCGCAGCCACCGGGTCTTGCCTTCGGTGCGGACCCTGGCCAGCCTCAGCAGCAAATCGATCTACAGCCTCAACGCCGAAGACCTGGACGGCTTGATCCAGCGCAGCCTCAAGAAGCGGCCAGCGGGGCCGGGCGACGAATTCGAATTGCCGATCTTCTTCGGGCGCGGCGCGGACCCGGCCTTGCAGGATTTGGCCCGGCAGATTTTCGACCTGTTCCCCTGCCCGCTGCTCAAGGTGGAATTCCGCTATCACGGCAAATGGCTGATCGACACCGTGAAGGCCCTGCCCTTGAACGGCATGGCTTCCGGCCCGCACCGCCAATTCTTCATCGACGCGCTGAACGGCTATCTCGCCAAGCCATGGCGGGCCTTGCGCCAGCGCGGCACCGCCCGGTGGGATTTGGCGATCCTGCGCAATCCCGCCGAGCAACTGCCGCCCTCCAATGCCCTGGCCCTGCACAAATTCGCCAGGGCCGGCAAGAAGCAAGGCGTGGACGTGGCCTTGATCGAAAAGCGCGATTACGAACGCCTGGCCGAATACGACGCCCTGTTCATCCGCGAAACCACGGCCATCGACCATCACACCTACCGTTTCGCCCGCAAGGCCCAGATCGAGGGGCTGGTGGTGATCGACGACCCCGATTCCATCCTGAAATGCACCAACAAGGTCTATCTGGCCGAGTTGATGGCCGCCCACCGCATCCCCGCTCCCGCCACCCGCATCTTGCAAAAGGGCGACCCGGAACTCGCCAAGCTGGGCGAGGGCCTGGGTTTCCCGCTGGTGCTGAAAATCCCCGACGGCTCGTTCTCACGCGGGGTGTTCAAGGCCGACGATCCCCGCCAATTCCAGGACTTGACCCAGCGCCTGTTCAAGGAATCCGATTTGATCCTGGCCCAGGAATTCTTGTACACCCAGTTCGATTGGCGCATCGGCGTCTTGAACGGGCAGCCCTTGTACGCCTGCCAATATTTCATGTCGCGGTCGCATTGGCAGGTGGTCAAGCACGAGGCGTCGGGACGGGCGGTGGAGGGCGGCTTCAAAACCCTGGCGGTGGCTGCCGTGCCGGAGGCCGTGCTGGACGCCGCGCTCGGCATCGCCAAACTGATCGGCGATGGCCTGTATGGCGTCGATGTGAAGCAGGACGGGCACGGCGTTTATGTGATCGAGATCAACGACAACCCCAACCTCGACGCCGGGATCGAGGATCAAATCCTGGGCGACCAACTGTACGACCGCCTGGTCGGCGAATTCGTCCGGCGGCTTGAAGCCCGGCGGCGGGCTTGA
- a CDS encoding GNAT family N-acetyltransferase/peptidase C39 family protein gives MIRPARLEDLETLVRIENTSFETDRISRRNFRYLLTKANAATLVYEQGGAVCGYATTLFHTGTSLARLYSYAVDPAWLRRGIGAALVQRCEALALERECIALRLEVRRDNPPSLKLFEKLGYRYLEIVPDYYEDHASALRFEKTLAPHLNPELARVPYYQQTLDFTCGPASLMMGMKALQPELELSRKLELRIWREATTVFMTSGHGGCGPYGMALSAYHRGFEVEVYVNDDGALFITSVRDPEKREVMQVVQEDFLEELRTLPVRIVHGALNVMELQEQMERGGIPVVLISSYRLYQEKFPHWIVVTGYDELYFYLHDPYVDTEAGKTLTDCVNLPILKKDFQRMARYGKTGQKAVLILKKPGKRRRH, from the coding sequence ATGATCCGCCCCGCCCGCCTGGAAGACCTGGAAACCCTGGTCCGCATCGAGAACACCAGCTTCGAGACCGACCGCATTTCCCGGCGCAATTTCCGCTACCTGCTGACCAAGGCCAATGCCGCCACCTTGGTCTACGAGCAGGGGGGCGCGGTGTGCGGTTATGCCACGACCTTGTTTCACACCGGCACCTCACTGGCCCGCTTGTATTCCTACGCCGTCGATCCGGCTTGGTTGCGGCGCGGCATCGGGGCCGCCTTGGTGCAGCGCTGCGAAGCCCTGGCCTTGGAACGCGAGTGCATCGCCCTCCGCCTGGAAGTGCGGCGCGACAACCCGCCTTCCCTCAAGCTGTTCGAGAAACTGGGCTACCGCTATCTGGAAATCGTGCCGGATTATTACGAGGACCACGCCTCGGCCCTGCGCTTCGAGAAAACCCTGGCCCCGCACCTCAACCCGGAACTGGCCCGCGTGCCGTATTACCAGCAGACCCTGGATTTCACCTGCGGCCCGGCTTCGCTGATGATGGGCATGAAAGCCTTGCAGCCCGAGTTGGAACTGAGCCGCAAGCTGGAACTGCGCATCTGGCGCGAGGCCACCACGGTGTTCATGACTTCGGGGCACGGCGGCTGCGGGCCGTATGGCATGGCGCTCTCGGCCTATCATCGGGGCTTCGAGGTCGAGGTCTATGTCAACGACGACGGTGCCTTGTTCATCACCTCGGTGCGCGACCCGGAGAAGCGCGAGGTGATGCAGGTGGTGCAGGAGGATTTCCTGGAGGAATTGCGGACCCTGCCGGTGCGGATCGTCCACGGCGCCCTGAACGTCATGGAATTGCAAGAGCAGATGGAACGGGGCGGCATCCCGGTGGTACTGATTAGTTCTTATCGTCTTTACCAAGAAAAATTCCCACACTGGATCGTGGTCACAGGCTACGACGAACTCTATTTCTATCTGCACGATCCCTATGTCGATACCGAGGCGGGCAAGACCCTGACCGACTGCGTGAACCTGCCCATCCTGAAAAAGGATTTCCAGCGCATGGCCCGCTACGGCAAGACCGGGCAGAAGGCGGTATTGATCCTGAAAAAACCGGGCAAGCGCCGCCGCCATTAG
- a CDS encoding 23S rRNA (adenine(2030)-N(6))-methyltransferase RlmJ: MLSYRHAFHAGNHADVFKHLTLSFLVRALLHKDKPFFYLDTHAGAGRYNLHSEMARKNREHESGISRLWDEPSPPAGIREYLDAVRATNPGRELRWYPGSPRIVRPWLRDPDRMALCELHPNEAHLLAAEFAGDRQVRVEHLDGYQGLKALLPPPERRGLVHIDPAYELKDERKRLLQAVREGYKRWATGIYALWYPIQDRATADDFLRRFKKLEIPKVLLAEFSVLPDEPFRLSGSGMIVINPPWQLEEQLRAALPWLWERLAAGGQGRWRVEWLAGERERGAE; the protein is encoded by the coding sequence ATGCTCAGCTATCGCCACGCCTTCCATGCCGGCAACCACGCCGATGTTTTCAAGCACCTCACCTTGAGCTTCCTGGTGCGGGCCTTGCTCCACAAGGACAAGCCGTTTTTCTACCTCGACACCCATGCCGGGGCGGGCCGTTATAACCTCCATTCGGAAATGGCCCGCAAAAACCGCGAACACGAAAGCGGCATCTCGCGGCTATGGGACGAGCCCAGTCCGCCCGCCGGCATCCGCGAATACCTCGACGCCGTCCGCGCCACCAATCCGGGCCGGGAATTGCGCTGGTATCCGGGTTCGCCGCGCATCGTCCGGCCCTGGCTGCGCGACCCGGACCGCATGGCCCTGTGCGAACTCCATCCCAACGAGGCCCACCTCCTGGCAGCCGAATTCGCGGGCGACCGCCAAGTGCGGGTCGAGCATCTGGACGGCTACCAAGGCTTGAAAGCCCTGTTGCCGCCGCCCGAACGCCGCGGCTTGGTCCATATCGACCCGGCCTACGAACTCAAGGACGAGCGCAAGCGCTTGTTGCAGGCGGTGCGCGAAGGCTACAAGCGCTGGGCCACCGGCATCTACGCTCTGTGGTATCCGATCCAAGACCGCGCCACGGCGGACGATTTCCTGCGCCGCTTCAAAAAGCTGGAGATTCCCAAGGTGCTGCTGGCGGAATTCTCGGTATTGCCGGACGAGCCGTTCCGCCTCAGCGGCAGCGGCATGATCGTCATCAATCCACCCTGGCAGTTGGAGGAGCAATTGCGGGCCGCTTTGCCCTGGTTGTGGGAGCGGCTCGCGGCCGGCGGGCAAGGCCGCTGGCGGGTGGAATGGCTGGCCGGGGAGCGGGAGCGCGGTGCCGAATGA
- a CDS encoding GFA family protein — MIERTGRCLCGAVTFTLVGEPLAVRVCWCRDCQHLAANGSVNAMVPAEALVVAGPLSEYIKQADSGNVVTRQFCPACGTQLFAQSSARPQFRMVRIGNLDDPSSLRPGMNIWAASAPGWACLDPALERVEQQPAPPPIHRSA; from the coding sequence ATGATCGAAAGAACCGGGCGCTGCTTATGCGGTGCCGTCACTTTCACGCTGGTGGGCGAACCGCTGGCGGTCCGGGTTTGCTGGTGCCGCGATTGCCAGCACCTTGCCGCGAATGGCAGCGTGAACGCCATGGTGCCCGCCGAGGCGCTGGTGGTCGCGGGGCCGCTGTCGGAATATATCAAGCAGGCCGATAGCGGCAATGTGGTCACGCGCCAGTTTTGCCCGGCTTGCGGCACGCAGCTCTTCGCGCAATCCTCCGCCCGGCCCCAGTTTCGGATGGTGCGTATCGGCAACCTGGACGACCCGTCGTCGCTCCGTCCCGGCATGAATATATGGGCCGCGAGCGCCCCTGGCTGGGCCTGCCTCGACCCGGCGCTGGAGCGGGTGGAACAGCAACCCGCACCGCCGCCAATCCATCGGTCCGCATGA
- a CDS encoding DUF3124 domain-containing protein — translation MKIPRWFRPVVAGVVLAAPLAAGAEAPAMVRGQLLYVPVYSEVPYGDKGVDLNLTATLSLRNTDRGHAIRLKRIDYYSATGSLVRAYLRQGETLRPMASTEAIVKESDRSGGISASFLVEWESDKPVSAPVVEALMVSSSYNQGLAFNSPARVLEERR, via the coding sequence ATGAAGATTCCTAGGTGGTTCCGGCCCGTCGTGGCCGGGGTGGTATTGGCCGCGCCGCTGGCGGCGGGGGCCGAGGCTCCGGCCATGGTGCGGGGACAATTGCTGTATGTGCCGGTGTATTCCGAGGTGCCCTATGGCGACAAGGGCGTGGATTTGAACCTGACCGCCACCTTGAGCCTGCGCAATACCGACCGCGGCCATGCCATCCGCTTGAAGCGCATCGATTACTACAGCGCTACCGGGAGCTTGGTGCGTGCCTACCTCAGGCAGGGCGAAACCCTCAGGCCGATGGCGTCCACCGAGGCCATCGTCAAGGAATCCGACCGCAGCGGTGGCATCAGCGCCAGTTTCCTGGTGGAATGGGAAAGCGATAAGCCGGTGTCCGCGCCGGTGGTCGAAGCCTTGATGGTGAGCAGCAGTTATAACCAGGGCTTGGCGTTCAATAGTCCGGCGCGGGTGTTGGAAGAGCGGCGGTAA
- a CDS encoding LytR/AlgR family response regulator transcription factor translates to MKILLVDDEPSARDRLRGLLAEIDPATEIVGEAGEGGEALRLIAKAAPDLVFLDILMPRLDGIATAREISKLAEPPAVVFATAHDDYAVDAFELSAIDYLLKPVRKQRLEAALSKAKRFTGEAWSKLAEALPPECRPARRHLCVYRHGELRLVPLAAVAYFRADNKYTTVRFDEGEALLDDSLVSLEREFGESFIRIHRNALVAVDRVEGLHKLPEGGMGMRLVGVAELLEVSRRHLPGVRERFRQIGGLVP, encoded by the coding sequence ATGAAAATCCTCCTCGTTGACGACGAACCCTCGGCCCGCGACCGGCTGCGCGGACTGCTCGCGGAGATCGACCCCGCCACCGAAATCGTCGGCGAGGCCGGCGAGGGCGGCGAGGCGCTGCGCTTGATCGCCAAGGCCGCGCCCGACCTGGTGTTCCTGGATATCCTGATGCCCCGGCTCGACGGCATCGCCACGGCGCGGGAAATCTCCAAGCTGGCCGAGCCGCCCGCCGTGGTGTTCGCTACCGCCCACGACGATTACGCGGTGGACGCCTTCGAACTGAGCGCCATCGATTATTTGTTGAAGCCGGTGCGCAAGCAGCGCTTGGAAGCCGCCCTGTCCAAGGCCAAGCGCTTCACCGGCGAAGCCTGGAGCAAGCTGGCCGAAGCCCTGCCGCCTGAATGCCGGCCCGCCCGCAGGCATTTGTGCGTCTACCGCCATGGCGAATTGCGCTTGGTGCCCTTGGCGGCGGTGGCCTATTTCCGGGCCGACAACAAATACACCACGGTGCGCTTCGACGAGGGCGAGGCGCTGCTGGATGATTCGCTGGTGTCCTTGGAACGGGAGTTCGGCGAGAGCTTCATCCGCATCCACCGCAACGCCCTGGTGGCGGTGGACCGGGTCGAGGGTTTGCACAAACTGCCCGAGGGCGGCATGGGGATGCGTTTGGTCGGCGTGGCGGAGTTGTTGGAAGTCAGCCGCCGCCATCTGCCCGGCGTGCGCGAGCGCTTCCGGCAAATCGGCGGTTTGGTGCCGTGA
- a CDS encoding sensor histidine kinase: MKTPEAFLPDFCSLTTAFMLILGSLLLAFVLALADFSPRYDFLTEVGLRGLFIAWIAWLSAALLCAMRRWLEAWRAFRAGAAAFATVLLVTLAVGGAAQAGLARIGYPEGTGLEPWAFYGRILAISALVTLAWLRHQYVQSRWRSQIRAESIARLDALQARVQPHFLFNSLNTIASLIRKEPATAEELLLDLAEVFRAILKKTGKLVPLSEEIALTRQYLGIEQYRLGPRLKVAWDMRQAPGDALLPPLSLQPLVENAIRYGIEPALNGGKIEIQGRLARGSLVLSILNSLPEEVVRRSRPGNGVALENLQARLESCFPNRARLYTSQADGRYQVRIVIPYQGAGHENPPR, translated from the coding sequence ATGAAAACCCCCGAAGCGTTCCTGCCCGATTTCTGCTCCCTGACCACGGCCTTCATGCTGATCCTGGGCAGTTTGTTGCTGGCCTTCGTGCTGGCCCTGGCCGATTTTTCGCCGCGCTACGATTTCCTCACCGAGGTGGGGCTGCGCGGTTTGTTCATCGCCTGGATCGCTTGGCTGAGCGCGGCTTTGTTGTGTGCGATGCGGCGCTGGTTGGAGGCGTGGCGGGCGTTCCGGGCGGGGGCCGCGGCTTTCGCCACGGTATTGCTGGTGACGCTGGCGGTCGGCGGCGCGGCCCAGGCCGGGCTGGCGCGGATCGGCTATCCCGAAGGCACCGGGCTGGAACCCTGGGCGTTCTATGGGCGCATCCTCGCCATCAGCGCCCTGGTCACCCTGGCTTGGTTGCGCCACCAATATGTGCAATCGCGCTGGCGCTCGCAAATCCGGGCCGAATCCATCGCCCGGCTCGATGCCCTGCAAGCGCGGGTCCAGCCGCATTTTTTGTTCAACAGCCTCAATACCATCGCCAGCCTGATCCGCAAGGAACCGGCCACCGCCGAGGAATTGCTGTTGGATTTGGCCGAGGTGTTCCGGGCCATCCTCAAGAAAACCGGCAAGCTGGTGCCGCTGTCGGAGGAAATCGCCCTGACCCGCCAGTATCTAGGGATAGAACAATACCGGCTGGGACCGCGGCTCAAGGTTGCCTGGGATATGCGGCAGGCGCCGGGCGACGCCTTGCTGCCGCCCCTGAGCCTGCAACCCTTGGTCGAGAACGCCATCCGCTACGGCATCGAACCCGCCTTGAACGGCGGCAAAATCGAAATCCAGGGCCGTCTGGCCCGTGGCAGCTTGGTGCTGAGCATCCTCAACAGCTTGCCGGAAGAGGTGGTCCGCCGCTCCCGGCCCGGCAACGGCGTGGCCCTGGAGAACCTACAGGCCCGTCTGGAAAGCTGTTTCCCCAACCGCGCCCGTTTGTATACCAGCCAGGCCGATGGCCGGTATCAAGTGCGCATCGTCATTCCCTACCAAGGTGCGGGACATGAAAATCCTCCTCGTTGA
- a CDS encoding thiopurine S-methyltransferase: MDPQFWLDRWQNQEIGFHLDGVNPLLERHWSALDAPAGCAVFVPLCGKSLDLVYLRRLGHPVVGVELSALAVGQFFAENGLEPRVAERGPLRVFEAGGITLYQGDLFALTPADLPAIGAVYDRASLIALPPERQPAYAEHLLALVAAAPILLIALDYPAGEMQGPPFSTPAAQVERLYGPRRALAALEVLDALADSPALRARGLTALNETAWRLRTPG, translated from the coding sequence ATGGACCCACAATTCTGGCTAGACCGCTGGCAAAACCAGGAAATCGGCTTCCATCTCGACGGCGTCAACCCCTTGTTGGAACGCCATTGGTCCGCCCTGGACGCCCCGGCGGGGTGTGCCGTGTTCGTGCCCCTGTGTGGCAAGAGCCTGGACCTCGTGTATCTGCGGCGCTTGGGCCATCCCGTGGTGGGGGTGGAACTCAGCGCCCTGGCGGTCGGGCAGTTCTTCGCCGAGAACGGCCTGGAACCCCGCGTCGCCGAGCGCGGCCCGCTGCGGGTGTTCGAGGCCGGGGGCATCACTTTGTACCAGGGCGATTTGTTCGCGCTCACCCCCGCCGACCTGCCCGCCATCGGCGCGGTGTACGACCGCGCCTCGCTGATCGCCCTGCCGCCCGAGCGCCAGCCCGCCTACGCCGAGCATCTACTGGCCCTGGTCGCCGCCGCGCCCATCCTGCTGATCGCCTTGGACTATCCCGCCGGGGAAATGCAGGGGCCGCCGTTTTCCACCCCGGCGGCCCAGGTCGAACGTCTGTACGGTCCGCGCCGCGCCCTAGCCGCGCTCGAAGTCCTCGACGCCCTGGCCGATAGTCCGGCACTCCGGGCGCGGGGCTTGACCGCCCTGAACGAAACCGCGTGGCGTCTGCGCACCCCTGGTTGA